The Neoasaia chiangmaiensis sequence GAAGCGGGATCTGCGCCCAGTGCGGTGCGAGATGGTAGAAGGGGTTGGCAAGCGCCTCCGGGTGACGGAGCAGCAATGCGCCCTGGCCAAGGTAATTGAGTGTCAGTGCCGGCAGAACGAAGAAAAGCCAGGCGTAGCGGATGGGGCTTCGGCCGAAATGCCCCATATCGGCATAGAGCGCCTCGGCGCCGGTCACGGACAGCACGACCGAGCCGAGAGCGATGAAGGCGAGCCAGCCATGGAAATAGACGAACTGCAGGGCATAGAAAGGCCAGAGCGCCCAGAGCACTTCCGGTGCATGGACGATGCTGCTGATGCCGAGGAGGGCGATGGTGAGGAACCAGATCAGCATGATCGGTCCGAAGGCGCGACCGATGGTGCCGGTGCCGAGCGCCTGAACGCTGAACAGCGCGATCAGGATGACGATCGCCACGGGAATGATGATATGAGCGGCCGAAGGGATTGAAACCTCAATGCCTTCCACGGCCGACAGGACGGAAATGGCGGGCGTGATGATGCCGTCGCCGAAGAACAGGCATGCCCCACCGATGCCCACCAGGCCGAAGATCCATCGGAACCTGGGCGATTTGCAGACGCGCTGGGCGAGGGACATCAGGGCGATGATGCCGCCTTCGCCGTCATGGTCCGCGCGCATCACGAGGAGCACATATTTCAACGTGACGACCAGCATGAGCGCCCAGAAAATCAGGCTCTCGATACCCAGGATTTCCCATGGTTTCGCGGGGTGCGCGACGGAGCCCACGATATTGACCGAGGACTGAAGCGCATAGAGCGGGCTCGTGCCGATATCGCCATAGACAACGCCGAGCACGCCCAGCAGCGCCGCGGCACCGACCGGTGTCCGATGATCCCGCGCGTGCTCGTCCGCGCCGAACTCATGCGCGTTGCCGCGTCGCGCTGCCTGGTCTGCTGGCTGCGCCAATGAACCGGCGCCCGCGACAAGGCCGACGGGCGCATTCGATAACGAATGGGATTGCGGGGCAGACGTCGCGTCCGGCCTGTCAGTCATCAATTGTCCATCATTGCAAACGCCTGAAATGACCGCATACGATCCTTTCGGCGTGTATCGCAAGCGGGACGCGCATTATTCGATCAGGCGCCGATGGCGGGGCGGGCGCCGAAAATCGCCGTGCCGACGCGCACGAGGGTTGCGCCCTCGGCGATCGCTGCCTCGAAATCGGCGGACATCCCCATGGAAATTGCCGGCAGTTCTGCCTCCCGCGCCGTCCGCGCCAGCCACGCGAAGTGCGCGCGCGGGTCCTGGTCTTCCGGCGGAATGCACATGAGACCCCGCACACGATCGCCAAAACGGCGCTTTGTCGCGTCGATGAAGGCTGCTGCCTCGGCGCGCGGCACCCCGTATTTCTGCGGTTCGTCACCGGTGTTGATCTGGACGAACAGATCGGGCAGGCGGCCCAGCCGATCTCCGGCACGTGCGATCGCGTCGCTGAGGGGCGGGCGATCCAGACTTTCGATAACATCGGCGATGCGGCAGGCGGCCAGGGCCTTGTTCGTCTGCAGGCCGCCGATGATATGCAGGCGCAGGTCAGGCCAGCGCGTGCGAAGCGTGGGGAACTTGCTTTCGGCTTCCTGAACGCGATTCTCGCCGAAAATGCGCTGCCCCGCCTCGAGTGCGTGCGCAATGCTTTCGGCTGGATGGAATTTGCTGACGGCGACCAGCTGGACGTCTGAAGAGGGCCGGCCGCATGCTTCGGCTGCGGCGGCGATACGTCCGCGCACGGCTGCGAGACGTGTTGAAATGTCGTTTTCGGTCATGATGCTCCGCCCGGATTGCATGGCTTCGTCTCGCAAGGGGTAGCGCGCGAGCGCGCGAAATGCCATTGGCTGGCGGAATGTCCAAACCGAATACTCCCGCCCGGCACCGCCCTCATCGTCCTGCCCCACGCCCGGATGCCGATCCGACGCGCGATCTCGCTTTCGATATCCTGTGCGGCGTTGTCGAGCATCGCCGCATGCTGGAAACGACTCTGGACCGCAGTACGGTCGCGGATGCACGGGATCGTGCGAGCGCCCATCGTCTTGCGGCAACGGTTCTGCGGCATATGGGCAGTTTGACGGAACTTCTCCAGCCGCTTTTGCGCCGGGAGCCGCCGGCCCCCGTTCGCTGCGCGCTCCTGATGGGCGTGGCGCAACTCCGTCTGCTGGCGACGCCGCCGCATGCGGCGGTCGGCACGATTGTCGCGCTACTGCGGCGGCGTGGTCTCGCACCGTTCGCGGGCCTGGCGAACGCCGTGTTACGTCGTGTCGCCCGAGAGGGAGACACGTTGGCGGATGGCCTGGACGACGCGCGGCTCGATGTTCCGCCATGGCTCTGGTCCGCATGGGGCGATCGTGCGCGATCGATCGCGGCCGGGTTGCATCGTGAAGCGCCGCTCGATCTGACGATGCGCCCCGGTGCTGAAGCGCCGGCGGGTGGCGAGGTCTTGCCGAACGGCAGCATACGTTTTCCGGTGGGAACGCGCGTGACGGAACTGCCGGGTTTCGAGTCGGGACAGTTCTGGGTGCAGGATGTTGCGGCATCGATGCCGGCGCGGCTTCTGAATGCCCAGCCCGGCTGGAGCGTAGTCGATCTTTGCGCGGCGCCGGGGGGCAAGACCGCCCAGATGGCAGTCTCCGACGTGCGGGTAACGGCGGTCGAGCGTGATGCCGCGCGAATTGTTCGGCTGCAGGAAAATCTGGCACGATTGAACGTGGAGGCCGAGTGCGTCACGGCCGATGCGACGACGTGGCGTCCGGCGGTGCCCGTGGATGCGGTGTTGCTGGACGCGCCATGCTCGGCGACCGGCACGTTGCGGCGACATCCGGACGTCCTGTGGGTCAAGCGTCCGCGCGATGTCACGGCTCTGGCCGAGGGGCAGGACCGACTGATCGACGCGGCTTACGAGATGCTGCGTCCCGATGGAATCCTTTTATATGCGGTATGTTCATTACAGGATGAGGAAGGGCCGCAGCGGATTCAGGCGGCCCTGAAGAAGGGATGGCGGCTCGACCCGTTCACGCCGGACGAACTGGCAGCCATGCCGATGGCGCGGACGCCAGAGGGCTATTTCCGCACGCATCCCGGCATGTGGCTGGAGCGCGGCGGCATGGACGGCTTCTTCGCAGCCCGTCTGCGGCGGGTTTGATATCCTGCCGGTCACGATTTCGAAGGCAGGCGTTCGGATTTTCGTGATCGTGCCGTCTATGCCTTGCGCTTTGCCGGTGTTTGGCTCTTAAATCGGCTCCATGGTCGCGCTGCATTCCCCCCTGATCGCTCCAAGCATCCTTTCCGCCGACTTTGCCCGTATGGGTGAGGAAGTGGCGGCTGTCAGCCATGCCGGTGCAGACTGGCTGCATCTTGATGTCATGGATGGGCATTTCGTGCCGAATATGACGTTCGGCCCCGGGATGATTGCGGCATTGCGGCCCTATACGGACAAGCCTTTCGACGTGCATCTGATGATCGATCCGACGGACCCGTTCATCGAGGCGTTCGCCAACGCCGGAGCGGATCATATCCACGTCCATATCGAGAATAACGCTCATGTTCACCGTTCGCTCCAGCATATCCGGGCGCTAGGCAAGAAGCCGGGGATCGCCATCTGCCCGGC is a genomic window containing:
- the rpe gene encoding ribulose-phosphate 3-epimerase, whose amino-acid sequence is MVALHSPLIAPSILSADFARMGEEVAAVSHAGADWLHLDVMDGHFVPNMTFGPGMIAALRPYTDKPFDVHLMIDPTDPFIEAFANAGADHIHVHIENNAHVHRSLQHIRALGKKPGIAICPATPPEALQYVLDLVDIILVMTVNPGFGGQKFLESQLPKIRTLRRMADATGRDIRIGVDGGVDVHTARLATEAGADMMVAGTSVYGRKDYESAIMALREAGRPS
- a CDS encoding RsmB/NOP family class I SAM-dependent RNA methyltransferase; protein product: MSKPNTPARHRPHRPAPRPDADPTRDLAFDILCGVVEHRRMLETTLDRSTVADARDRASAHRLAATVLRHMGSLTELLQPLLRREPPAPVRCALLMGVAQLRLLATPPHAAVGTIVALLRRRGLAPFAGLANAVLRRVAREGDTLADGLDDARLDVPPWLWSAWGDRARSIAAGLHREAPLDLTMRPGAEAPAGGEVLPNGSIRFPVGTRVTELPGFESGQFWVQDVAASMPARLLNAQPGWSVVDLCAAPGGKTAQMAVSDVRVTAVERDAARIVRLQENLARLNVEAECVTADATTWRPAVPVDAVLLDAPCSATGTLRRHPDVLWVKRPRDVTALAEGQDRLIDAAYEMLRPDGILLYAVCSLQDEEGPQRIQAALKKGWRLDPFTPDELAAMPMARTPEGYFRTHPGMWLERGGMDGFFAARLRRV
- a CDS encoding potassium transporter Kup, whose protein sequence is MTDRPDATSAPQSHSLSNAPVGLVAGAGSLAQPADQAARRGNAHEFGADEHARDHRTPVGAAALLGVLGVVYGDIGTSPLYALQSSVNIVGSVAHPAKPWEILGIESLIFWALMLVVTLKYVLLVMRADHDGEGGIIALMSLAQRVCKSPRFRWIFGLVGIGGACLFFGDGIITPAISVLSAVEGIEVSIPSAAHIIIPVAIVILIALFSVQALGTGTIGRAFGPIMLIWFLTIALLGISSIVHAPEVLWALWPFYALQFVYFHGWLAFIALGSVVLSVTGAEALYADMGHFGRSPIRYAWLFFVLPALTLNYLGQGALLLRHPEALANPFYHLAPHWAQIPLLILATMATVIASQAGISGGFSLCRQLIQLGYLPRMRITHTNAEEEAQIYLPVFNWLLGIGALLLVVSFRSSSALAAAYGIAVTGTFMCTAALAMVVFRRVFKWSAPVVGVVFGFFFLSDTTFFAANVLKIPDGGWVPLAIGVSATILMTTWQRGRNLIRARQQADSLPVASFLARLPQSRTLRVPGMAVFLTANPDQVPTCLLHNLKHNKVLHDHVLFVTVQNLDQPEAERGHRAMVQELAPNIHRVILRYGFMEIPNLPRALEELNAIGVEFDAIQASYFVSRELVVRSTLPKMSLWRMWLFLLLARNSIPSTEFFRIPPDRVVELGVRIAI
- a CDS encoding YggS family pyridoxal phosphate-dependent enzyme; translated protein: MQSGRSIMTENDISTRLAAVRGRIAAAAEACGRPSSDVQLVAVSKFHPAESIAHALEAGQRIFGENRVQEAESKFPTLRTRWPDLRLHIIGGLQTNKALAACRIADVIESLDRPPLSDAIARAGDRLGRLPDLFVQINTGDEPQKYGVPRAEAAAFIDATKRRFGDRVRGLMCIPPEDQDPRAHFAWLARTAREAELPAISMGMSADFEAAIAEGATLVRVGTAIFGARPAIGA